From Treponema sp. OMZ 787:
GAAGCTCGGCTTTATCACAAGCAAAAAGGAATTTGAAAAAATATTTTGTAAGCAAAATAAGGATGCAGTCCTAAAAAAACACAACATCCGCGGCGGTAATATGGAAACAGTCTTGTACATTATGGAGTAAGCCTCCGGTTTAGCATACAAAAAAAGGGCTGTCTAAAAGACAGCCCTAAATTAATTGCATGGAACTAATTTTTATGGAAATCGTTTATGCTACATAAACGGCAAGTTTTTGTTTTTCGGCAGGCTTTTTAAGCTGCTGCAAGGCCTTCTTTTCAATCTGGCGAATTCTTTCCTTTGTAAGATTAAAAATGAGCCCTACCTCTTTTAACGAAAGAGGAGCATAGCCGCCAAGCCCGAAACGATAGCGGATTATTTCGGCTTCCCTGTCATCAAGATTTTTAAGAAGCTCGTTGACCTCATCTTTAAGGCTCATATCCATCGCATAGTCTTCCGGCATTTGATGAGTTTCATCTTGTAAAAAGTCGTTTACACTGGAGCTGCCGGGTTCATCAAAAACGGGAGCATCAATCGAAATAGGCTCTCTTGCTGCATTCATAATTGTATGAACCATAGAATTATCCATGTTTAAAATGCCTGCAATCTCATTGAGTTCCTGAGTTTCGTTTCCCGAAAAGTCGATTTCTTTTTTTGCCTTTTCTATTTGAACAAGCTCATTTGCCCTGTTTAAAGGAAGGCGTATCATTCTGGATTTTTCGCAAATGGCCTTTAAGATGGACTGCTTAATCCACCAAACGGCATAAGAAATAAATTTATAACCCTTTGAAACATCGAATCTTTCGGCTGCATTCATCAAGCCTATGTTGCCTTCACTGA
This genomic window contains:
- a CDS encoding RNA polymerase sigma factor RpoD/SigA gives rise to the protein MYNRTKNNYDAEMNSLAAYLKEINQIPLLTAEEEIKYAKLAEKGDEDAKNMLVNSNLRFVVNVAKKYQNQGLPLMDLISEGNIGLMNAAERFDVSKGYKFISYAVWWIKQSILKAICEKSRMIRLPLNRANELVQIEKAKKEIDFSGNETQELNEIAGILNMDNSMVHTIMNAAREPISIDAPVFDEPGSSSVNDFLQDETHQMPEDYAMDMSLKDEVNELLKNLDDREAEIIRYRFGLGGYAPLSLKEVGLIFNLTKERIRQIEKKALQQLKKPAEKQKLAVYVA